The Micromonospora siamensis genome contains the following window.
TCGGGTACGCCGGCTTGGCCGGGTTGAAGTCCTTGAAGAAGATCAGGAACTGGCTGCCGTTCTGCCCCGGCGGGTTCCCGATCATCGCGACGGTGCCCTGCGGGTACGCGGGGGCGGCTCCGGACGGCGCCGGGTCCGGGAGGTCCTCGTCGTAGAAGGTGTACGCCGGGCCGCCGATGCCGGTGCCGCTCGGGTCGCCGCAGCGCAGCGCGCCCTCGGTGGTGATCTCGTGGCACTTGGTGTTGTCGTAGAACGCCTTGCCGGCCAGGTGCGCGATGCTTGCGCCGGCGCACGGCGCGGAGGCCAGGTCCAGCTCGGCGGTGATCGGGGCGCCCTGGTTGGTGGTGACGGTCATCGTCCGGGTGCCCGAGGTGGGCAGGCCGGTCGTGTTCGGGGTGCCGACGTCCTTGAGGTTGGGGTTGCCCTCGGCGTTCTGTGGGGTCCAGAGGCAGACGTCCTCGGCGGCCTTGTTCTCCGTGGGGTCCTTGTCGAAGGCGCCCAGTCCCCAGGCCGCGCCGACCACCACCAGGACGAGCACCACGGCGGCGCCCACACCTGCCTGGATCTGCCGGCGGCGTCGGGCGGCGGCGGCCCGTCGGGCCAACTGCCGGTCGAGCTTCTCCCGCGCGAGCTTGCGCTGCCGGTCCCTGCTGGAAGCCACCCGTGCTCCCCTTCCTCTACCCTGGTCGTCACCGGCGGACGGGCGTCCGCGCCCGTCGGGCGCCGAGTGCGCCATGCCACACGCCCGCCAGAGTGTACGGGTAGCCGCTGGGAAAGTGGTGTACGAGGTCAGTGCCGCGTTATCGGAAGGCGTCACTGCCCCGACCGGCGTAGCGTCCGGCGTGCGGTCCGGTACCTCCGGTCGGCCCGATAGGCTGCTGGTCGCAGACGACAAGCTCGACACGGAAGGGGAGCTGACGTGCTCGTGGCCGGCTTTCCCGCGGACGCCTTCGGCACCAACTGCTACGTGGTGGCCACCGCGCCGGGGGAGCAGTGCGTGGTGGTCGATCCCGGCATCGGGGTGCTCGACCAGCTCGACGCGGTCCTCGCCGAGCACCGCCTGCACCCGGCCGCCGTGCTGCTCACCCACGGCCACCTGGACCACACCTTCTCCGTCGCCCCGGTCTGCGGCGCCCGCGGGATCACCGCCTACCTGCACCCGGCCGACCGGGAGATGCTGGCCGACCCGGCCAAGGCGCTCTCGATGGACCTCACCCAGCTGTTCGGCGGTCGCCTGCCGTACACCGAGCCCGACGACGTCGCGGAGCTGACCGACGGCGCGGTGCTGCGGATGGCCGGCCTGGAGATCACCGTCGACCACGCCCCCGGCCATACCGGCGGGTCGGTGATGTTCCGGATGCCCGGCGCGGGTTCGCCGTGGGAGGCCGAGCAGCTCTGCCTCTCCGGCGACGTGCTCTTCGCCGGCTCGATCGGGCGCACCGACCTGCCGGGCGGCAGCAACGAGGCGATGCTGGCCAGCCTCCGGGACAAGGTCCTCCCGCTGGCCGACGACACCGTCGTGCTGCCCGGCCACGGACCGGCCACCACCATCGGCCGGGAGCGTGTGCGCAACCCGTACCTCGTCGAGGTGGCGGGCTCCGGCGGCGCGCGACCGGCACCCACCCGCGGCCTGTAGCCGCGCCACGACCTTCCCCGCGCGGCCGCCGCGCGGGCCCTGACAGACCCGGCCGCGCCCGGCGCGGCTGCCGAGGGAGTACGCCATGAGCAAGCCCACGCCCATCTCCGGCTTCCCGGAGTGGACGCCCGCCCAGCGGATGATCGAGCAGTTCGTGCTGGACCGGATCCGCGCGACCTTCGAGCTGTACGGCTTCGCGCCGCTGGAGACCCGGTCGGTGGAGCCACTGGACCAGCTGCTGCGCAAGGGGGAGACGTCCAAGGAGGTCTACCTGCTGCGCCGGTTGCAGGCGGACGCCGACGGGCCGGCCGGTGACGACGCGCTCGGCCTGCACTTCGACCTGACCGTCCCGTTCGCCCGCTACGTGCTGGAGAACGCGGGCAAGCTCCAGTTCCCGTTCCGCCGCTACCAGATCCAGAAGGTGTGGCGGGGCGAGCGCCCGCAGGAGGGGCGCTATCGCGAGTTCCTCCAGGCCGACATCGACATCGTCGACCGGGACACCCTGCCGGCCCACTACGAGGCGGAGATGCCGCTGGTGATCGGCGACGCGCTGCGCTCGCTGCCGATCCCGCCGGTGCGGATCCAGGTCAACAACCGCAAGATCTGCGAGGGCTTCTACCGGGGCATCGGGCTGACCGACCCGGAGGCGACCCTGCGCGCCGTGGACAAGCTCGACAAGATCGGCCCGGCGAAGGTGGCCGAGCTGCTGGCGGAGACCGTCGGGGCGAGCGAGGCGCAGGCCAAGGCGGTGCTGGCGCTGGCGGAGATCTCCGCGCCGGACGCCTCCTTCGCCGATGCGGTGCGCGCGCTGGGGGTGGACGACCCGCTGCTCGACGAGGGCGTCGCCGAGCTGACCGCCGTGATGGAGACCGCGGTCGCCCACTCGCCCGGGCTCTGCGTGGCCGACCTGCGGATCGCCCGGGGCCTCGACTACTACACCGGCACCGTCTACGAGACGCAGATGGTCGGCTACGAGCGGTTCGGTTCGGTCTGCTCCGGTGGTCGATACGACAACCTGGCCAGCTCGGGCAACGTCCGCTTCCCGGGCGTGGGCATCTCGATCGGGGTGACCCGGCTGCTCGGCCTGCTCTTCGGCGCCGAGGCGCTGTCGGTGTCCCGCAGCGTGCCGACCTGCGTGCTGGTGGCGGTCGCCGCCGAGGACGACCGTCCGGCGAGCAACCGGGTGGCCGAGGCGCTGCGGTCGCGGGGCGTACCGACCGAGGTGTCGCCGAGCGCGGCGAAGTTCGGCAAGCAGATCCGGTACGCCGAGCGGCGGGGCATCCCGTTCGTCTGGTTCCCGGGGGCCGACGGCGCGGGCGACGAGGTGAAGGACATCCGCTCGGGTGAGCAGGTGGCCGCGGCGGCGGGGGAGTGGATGCCGCCCCGGGCGGACCTGAAGCCGCTGGTCAGCTGACCGGCATTACTCGCGCGTACGACGGATTCGACCTACGGTGGCGTAAGTTACGCCACCGTAGGGAGAACCGATGACCGCCCCGTTGAGCCAGACCGCCCTGCTCCTGGAACTCGAAGCCGTGGTGGAGAAGAACCTCGACCGGCACCTCTCGATGGCCAAGGAGTGGTTCCCGCACGAGTACGTGCCGTGGAGCGAGGGCCGCACGTTCGACGGCCCGCTCGGCGGGCAGGCGTGGGCCGAGACCGACTCGACCATCCCCGACGTGGCGCGTACCGCGCTGATCGTCAACCTGCTCACCGAGGACAACCTGCCCTCGTACCACCACGAGATCGCCACCCTCTTCGGTCGGGACGGCGCGTGGGGGAACTGGGTGCACCGGTGGACCGCCGAGGAGGGCCGGCACGGCACCGCCATCCGCGACTACCTGACGGTGACCCGGGCGGTGGACCCGGTGGCCCTGGAGCGGGCCCGGATGACCCACATGTCCGCCGGCTACGTCAACGCGCACGGCGACGAGGTGCTGCACTCCCTGGCGTACGTCTCGTTCCAGGAGCTGGCGACCCGGATCTCGCACCGCAACACCGGCCGGGTGACCGGCGACCCGGCGTGCGAGGCGCTGCTGGCCCGGGTGGCCGCCGACGAGAACCTGCACATGGTCTTCTACCGCAACCTGCTCGCGGCCGGTTTCGAGCTGGCGCCGAGCCAGGCTATGCGGGCGGTGGCCGACGTGCTGGCCGACTTCCAGATGCCGGGCGCCGGCATCGACGGCTTCGCCCGCAAGTCGGTGGCGATCGCGCTGGCCGGCATCTACGACCTGCGCCAGCACCGCGACGAGGTGGTCGCTCCGGTGCTGCGGCAGTGGAACGTGTTCGAGGTGACCGGCCTGGACGCCGACGGCGAGGCCGCCCGCGACCAGATCGCCGCCCACCTCGACGCGCTGGAGACCGCGGCCTCCCGCTTCGAGGAGAAGCGCGCCGCCCGGGCCGCCCGCCTCGCCGCCGCCCGCTGACGCCTCAGGCGGGGGTGTCGAGCGGGAAGAGCAGGCAGCTGGAGGTGGCGTGGGCGATCAGGCGGCCCTTCGCGTCGGTCAGTCTCGCCTCGGCCAGGGCGGTGCGCCGGCCGCGTTGCAGCACGTTGCCCTCGCAGCGCAGGGTGCCGCTGGCCACGGTGACCGCGCGGAGGAACTTCACGTTGAGGTCCAGCGACGTGTAGCCGACGCCGGCCGGCAGCGTGGTGTGCACGGCGCAGGCGGCGGCGGTGTCCAGCAGGGTGGAGATGACCCCGCCGTGTACGGTGCCGAGCGGGTTGTAGTGGAACTCCTGCGGCACCAGCTCGACGGCGACCCGCCCCTCGTCGGCCTCCATCCGAGCCATGTCGATCAGGTGCATGATCGGCGGGGCGGCCAGCTCTCCGGCGATCATCGCGCGGAGCAGTTCCAGGCCGCCGCGCCGACCGACGTGGGCCGCCCCCGCCGCCGGGTCGGACCAGGAGAAGGTACGGCTGCGCGCCGGGTCCTGCGTCTGTGTCATGGACCCAGCCTGGCAGCGCATTGCTGAGTCTGTCAATCAGACCTAGCCTGGTCGGCATGAGACCCGCGGCACTGGACTGGTCGGTGGAGAACTGCACCATCGCCCGCGCGATGGAGATCCTCGGCGAGCGGTGGACGCTGGTCGTGCTCCGCGAGGTCTTCAACGGCGTACGCCGCTTCGACGACATGCGGGTGCGCACCGGCATCCCCCGGCAGGTGCTCACCAACCGACTCGCCACCCTGGTCGAGCACGGGCTGCTGCGCCGTGAGCCGTACCGCGAACCGGGCGCCCGCGAGCGCCACGAGTACCGGCTCACCGACAAGGGGCTGGACCTGTGGCCGGTGCTGGTCGCCGTGCTGGGCTGGGGCGACCGTTACCTGGCCGACCCGGAGGGCTCGCCGCTCAGCGTCGGGCACCGCGACTGCGGCGCCGAGGTGCACGTCGAGCTGCGCTGCGCCGCCGGGCACGAGGTGGGCACCCCGCGCGACGTGGTGCCCCGGCCGGGGCCGGGCGCGCGTCGGCGCGCGGACGGGGACCGCCCGCGCGCCGCCGTGGAGGACTGACTACCAGCCGAACCCGCTGGCGTACGAGATGGTGGCCAGCACCGCCTGGCCGCTGGTGTTCGGGTGGAAGTAGTCCCAGGTGGAGACCTGGCTCAGGGCGAACGGGTAGTTGAACACCGCGTTGTCGTCGAAGTCGCAGTTCGCGCCGTACGCGGCACAGGCCTGGGCGAGCTGGGTGTTGTAGTCGACCACCCGCTGGCGTACCCGGGCCCGCCGGTCGACGTCGGTCTGGTTGGTGGAGGTGGGGTTGGCCAGCATGGACTGGCAGATCCCGAAGAGCGACCAGGTGGACCGGGCGCTGCTGCTGCCCTTGCCCACGTACCACAGGCGGTAGATGTCCGGCACGCTGATCACCGCGACCCGGGCGTTGGGCAGGCCGGCCTTGATCCGGTTCAGCGCGCTGTCGATGTTGGCCCGGTAGGTGCTCACCGGGGTCATCGTCGACTCGGAGCCGGTGCAGGCGTCGTTCGCGCCGATCAGCATCGTGACGTACTCGGCGCCCTGGCTCACCGCGCTGCCAGCCTGGCCGTACATGTCGGCGGACTTGGCGCCGGTGCGCGCGTCGTTGTAGTTGCGGCCCTGGATCGTCGGGTTGACCGCCCGGATGCGCAGGTAGTGGCTGTTCACGCTGGAGTAGTCGCCGGTGCTGAACGACCGGGAGGTGCAGTCGGAGTACCAGCCGCAGGCGTTGAAGCCGCGGGTGATCGAGTCACCCATGCTGGCCATCGAGTTGGGCGGGGGTGTGGTGGCGGCCGGGGCGGGGCCGGCGGCGAGCAGGACGAGGGCGGTGGCGCCGGCGAGTGTGGCGAGCGCGCGTCGGACGAGGGTCATGGTGGCCTCCGGATCGCGGGTGCCGGGAAGCAGGGGTGACCTCAGCGTATGGACATGCGTCGTTGTCCACAATGTTGCGGACCGGTTACATGGGACTCCCGGGTGAATTCGGGCAAACAGAGGTCTTGCTCACGATCTTAAATGTATGAATACTTTGGTCACTCGTCCGGTTCCCCAGGTCGGTCGGGTAGCCCGAGGCTCGGCCGAACGGCCGGGCCCCCATCCCCACCCGGGAGGCTGTTACATGCGACCCACGAGGTCATCGCTCCGCCGCGCCGTCACCGCCGCCGTCGCCGGAACCCTGGTCGTCGGCTCGTTGCTGGGCGCCCCCGCCCAGGCGGCGCCCGCCGCAGCCGCGTCCCCCGACGCCGCCGCCACCCTGGCTGCCAAGCTGGGCGACCGCGCTGCCGGCACGTACGCCGACGCCAGTGGCAAGATGGTCGTGGCCGTCACCGACGCCGCCGCCGCCCGCCAGGTCCGGGCCGCCGGCGCCACCCCCAAGCTGGTCACCCGCGGCGCCGCGCAGCTGGCCGGCGCCACCGCCGAGCTGGAGCGCTCGGCCAAGATCCCCGGTACCGCCTGGTGGACCGACCCGGCCACCAACCAGGTCGTCGTCTCCTACGACAGCACCGTCACCGGCGCCAAGCTGGAAAGGGTGAAGGCCGCCGCGGCCCGCGCCAACGGCGCCGTGCGGCTGGTCTCCGAGGGTGGCGTGCTGAGCAAGCGCATCTCCGGCGGCCAGGCCATCTACACCGGCGGCTACCGCTGCTCGCTCGGCTTCAACGTCCGCAGCAGCTCCGGCACCAAGTACTTCATCACCGCCGGGCACTGCACCAACCTGGGCAGCAACTGGTACTCCAACTCCAGCCAGACCACCCTGCTCGGCACCCGGGCCGGCACCAGCTTCCCGGGCAACGACTACGGCATCGTCAGGTACAGCAACCAGACCACCACCCAGCCCGGCAACGTCTACCTGTACAACGGCAGCTACCAGGACATCACCACCGCGGGCAACGCGTACGTCAACCAGTCCGTGAAGCGGTCCGGCAGCACCACCGGCGTGCACAGCGGCACGGTGACCGCCACCGGCGCCACCGTGAACTACGCCGAGGGCAGCGTCTCCGGCCTGATCCGCACCACGGTCTGCGCCGAGGGCGGCGACAGCGGCGGCTCGCTCTTCGCCGGCAGCACCGCCCTGGGCCTCACCTCCGGCGGCAGCGGCAACTGCTCCTCCGGCGGCACCACCTACTTCCAGCCGGTCACCGAGGTGCTCAGCGTCTACGGCGTGAGCGTCTACTGATCCACCCCTCGCGAGCGGGCCGCCGGGTGACCGGCGGCCCGTTGCGCGTACCCGGGACTGGGCGGCCCGCGCCGGGGTACGTTCCCGGCGGTGAGCGCCTCCGAGAAACAGACCGCCGAAGCGTCCGCGTGGGCGCCGCTGCGGATCGCCGCCTTCCGCAGCCTCTGGCTCGCCGTGCTGGCCAGCAACATCGGCACCTGGATGCAGACCGTCGGCATGCATTCGGTAGAGCAGGGGCCCCTTCTCAACACCGCGCCCGGCGCAGCCGGAGCACCACCAGCAGGGGGCAGAGCGCCTCCGCGCCGGCCGCCAGCCGCTCGGCGAGGCCGATCCGGTCGCCGCCGCCGACCAGTTCGACGGTGAACCAGCCGACCAGGAGCAGCAGCGCCGCCGCTGCGGTCGTACCCGTGCCGGTGGAGAGTCCGGCGGCCCGGTCGGGCGCGCGGCGGCCGGCGACGGCGAGCGCCGGCCAGAGCGCGAGGGCGCCGAACGCGACCGCGGCGGCCGTCGCGTGCGGCGCCGACGAGCCACCCCCGGCCGGCAGCGGCAGGGCCGCCACCGCGAGGGTGGCCGCGCCGCCGAGGGCGAGCAGCGCCCGGCCAGCCGGGCGCGCGGGCCGCAGCCCGGCCGCCGTGACGAGGTGGCACAGGCCGAGGCCGGCCAGCGCGACCGTCATGATCCACCGGTCGGTCGCGTCGTGCCCGGCGAGGGCGCTGATCGTGCCGGTGACCGCATCGAAGCCGCCGGGCTGGCGGGCGGCCGCCAGCGTCCAACCGCCGATCAGCAGCGTCGGGGCGGTCGCGGCGGAGATCAGGGCCCACGGGGGTACGACGCGCACCCGCACACCGTACGCGCCGCATCGGTGTACCAGTGCGGTCACAGTGGGCCAACATCGGGCTCGCCACGCAGCGTGACCCACCGGCCCGTCCCACCCCGCCGTCCTCGCCTCCTTTGCTCTGCTGCAACGGACGCAACACGGCCATGAGCTGCGCCGTCATTGTTTCTACGAGCAGGGCGAGTCGGACGGGCCGTTGCGCTGAGCAACTGTTGCGTGGATTGCAGCAGAGCAAAGGCGGAGGGAGGGATGGGTGGACCGGGCGGATGTGACCACCGTCGGCGACGGTCGGGCCGGTGGAGGCAGGTGGGAAGGTGGTGCTGCGGGTGCCCGGGAATCGGCGCGGGTCGCCCTGACAGAATGCGGAGGGAAGACATAGCAGCAGACGAGGAGACGCAAGCCGTGATCCGTACCCACAATGCCGGAAGCCTGCGCGCGGCGGACGCCGGCTCGACGGTGACCCTCGCCGGTTGGGTGGCCCGCCGGCGCGACCACGGCGGTGTCATCTTCGTCGACCTGCGCGACGCCTCCGGCGTGGTGCAGGTCGTCTTCCGCGAGGAGGACGCGCACGCGCTGCGCAACGAGTTCTGCGTCAAGGTGACCGGTGAGGTGACCCGCCGGCCCGAGGGCAACGAGAACCCGGACCTGCCCACCGGCGAGGTCGAGGTGACCGCCAGCGAGCTGGAGGTGCTCTCCGAGGCGGCCCCGCTGCCGCTGCCGGTGGACGACCAGGTCGAGGCCGGCGACGACATCCGGCTGAAGTACCGCTACCTGGACCTGCGGCGCAGCGGCCCGGCGAAGGCGCTGCGGCTGCGCTCGCGGGCCAGCCAGCTCGCCCGCACCGTGCTGCACGAGCGGGACTTCCTGGAGATCGAGACCCCGACGCTGACCCGCTCCACCCCGGAGGGCGCCCGCGACTTCCTGGTCCCGGTCCGCCTCCAGCCGGGCAGCTGGTACGCCCTGCCGCAGTCCCCGCAGCTGTTCAAGCAGCTGCTGATGGTCGGCGGCATGGAGCGGTACTACCAGATCGCCCGCTGCTACCGGGACGAGGACTTCCGGGCCGACCGGCAGCCGGAGTTCACCCAGCTCGACATCGAGATGTCCTTCGTCACCGAGGACGACGTGATCGACCTCGGTGAGGCGATCGTGGCGTCGCTCTGGAAGGACCTGGCCGGTCACGAGATCACCCGGCCGATCCCGCGGATCACCTGGCACGACGCGATGGCCCGGTACGGCTCGGACAAGCCGGACCTGCGCTACGGCGTGGAGCTGACCGAGCTGACCGACTACCTGCGCGGCACCGAGTTCCGGGTCTTCGCCGGCGCCATCGACGCGGGCGGCTACGTCGGCGCGGTGGTCATGCCGGGCGGCGCGGCGCAGACCCGCAAGGAGCTGGACGGCTGGCAGGACTGGGCCAAGGCGCGCGGCGCCAGGGGCCTCGCCTACGTGGTGCTCGACGCCGAGACCGGCGCA
Protein-coding sequences here:
- a CDS encoding peptidylprolyl isomerase, with amino-acid sequence MASSRDRQRKLAREKLDRQLARRAAAARRRRQIQAGVGAAVVLVLVVVGAAWGLGAFDKDPTENKAAEDVCLWTPQNAEGNPNLKDVGTPNTTGLPTSGTRTMTVTTNQGAPITAELDLASAPCAGASIAHLAGKAFYDNTKCHEITTEGALRCGDPSGTGIGGPAYTFYDEDLPDPAPSGAAPAYPQGTVAMIGNPPGQNGSQFLIFFKDFNPAKPAYPIVGKVTGGLATVQKIGALPTVDNGSGAKVKPKTDVVIQSLTVSDPAGAPATTPSGAASAAPSASPSAG
- a CDS encoding MBL fold metallo-hydrolase — encoded protein: MLVAGFPADAFGTNCYVVATAPGEQCVVVDPGIGVLDQLDAVLAEHRLHPAAVLLTHGHLDHTFSVAPVCGARGITAYLHPADREMLADPAKALSMDLTQLFGGRLPYTEPDDVAELTDGAVLRMAGLEITVDHAPGHTGGSVMFRMPGAGSPWEAEQLCLSGDVLFAGSIGRTDLPGGSNEAMLASLRDKVLPLADDTVVLPGHGPATTIGRERVRNPYLVEVAGSGGARPAPTRGL
- the hisS gene encoding histidine--tRNA ligase, which translates into the protein MSKPTPISGFPEWTPAQRMIEQFVLDRIRATFELYGFAPLETRSVEPLDQLLRKGETSKEVYLLRRLQADADGPAGDDALGLHFDLTVPFARYVLENAGKLQFPFRRYQIQKVWRGERPQEGRYREFLQADIDIVDRDTLPAHYEAEMPLVIGDALRSLPIPPVRIQVNNRKICEGFYRGIGLTDPEATLRAVDKLDKIGPAKVAELLAETVGASEAQAKAVLALAEISAPDASFADAVRALGVDDPLLDEGVAELTAVMETAVAHSPGLCVADLRIARGLDYYTGTVYETQMVGYERFGSVCSGGRYDNLASSGNVRFPGVGISIGVTRLLGLLFGAEALSVSRSVPTCVLVAVAAEDDRPASNRVAEALRSRGVPTEVSPSAAKFGKQIRYAERRGIPFVWFPGADGAGDEVKDIRSGEQVAAAAGEWMPPRADLKPLVS
- a CDS encoding acyl-ACP desaturase; its protein translation is MTAPLSQTALLLELEAVVEKNLDRHLSMAKEWFPHEYVPWSEGRTFDGPLGGQAWAETDSTIPDVARTALIVNLLTEDNLPSYHHEIATLFGRDGAWGNWVHRWTAEEGRHGTAIRDYLTVTRAVDPVALERARMTHMSAGYVNAHGDEVLHSLAYVSFQELATRISHRNTGRVTGDPACEALLARVAADENLHMVFYRNLLAAGFELAPSQAMRAVADVLADFQMPGAGIDGFARKSVAIALAGIYDLRQHRDEVVAPVLRQWNVFEVTGLDADGEAARDQIAAHLDALETAASRFEEKRAARAARLAAAR
- a CDS encoding PaaI family thioesterase, with protein sequence MTQTQDPARSRTFSWSDPAAGAAHVGRRGGLELLRAMIAGELAAPPIMHLIDMARMEADEGRVAVELVPQEFHYNPLGTVHGGVISTLLDTAAACAVHTTLPAGVGYTSLDLNVKFLRAVTVASGTLRCEGNVLQRGRRTALAEARLTDAKGRLIAHATSSCLLFPLDTPA
- a CDS encoding winged helix-turn-helix transcriptional regulator, producing MRPAALDWSVENCTIARAMEILGERWTLVVLREVFNGVRRFDDMRVRTGIPRQVLTNRLATLVEHGLLRREPYREPGARERHEYRLTDKGLDLWPVLVAVLGWGDRYLADPEGSPLSVGHRDCGAEVHVELRCAAGHEVGTPRDVVPRPGPGARRRADGDRPRAAVED
- a CDS encoding SGNH/GDSL hydrolase family protein, with the translated sequence MTLVRRALATLAGATALVLLAAGPAPAATTPPPNSMASMGDSITRGFNACGWYSDCTSRSFSTGDYSSVNSHYLRIRAVNPTIQGRNYNDARTGAKSADMYGQAGSAVSQGAEYVTMLIGANDACTGSESTMTPVSTYRANIDSALNRIKAGLPNARVAVISVPDIYRLWYVGKGSSSARSTWSLFGICQSMLANPTSTNQTDVDRRARVRQRVVDYNTQLAQACAAYGANCDFDDNAVFNYPFALSQVSTWDYFHPNTSGQAVLATISYASGFGW
- a CDS encoding S1 family peptidase, which produces MRPTRSSLRRAVTAAVAGTLVVGSLLGAPAQAAPAAAASPDAAATLAAKLGDRAAGTYADASGKMVVAVTDAAAARQVRAAGATPKLVTRGAAQLAGATAELERSAKIPGTAWWTDPATNQVVVSYDSTVTGAKLERVKAAAARANGAVRLVSEGGVLSKRISGGQAIYTGGYRCSLGFNVRSSSGTKYFITAGHCTNLGSNWYSNSSQTTLLGTRAGTSFPGNDYGIVRYSNQTTTQPGNVYLYNGSYQDITTAGNAYVNQSVKRSGSTTGVHSGTVTATGATVNYAEGSVSGLIRTTVCAEGGDSGGSLFAGSTALGLTSGGSGNCSSGGTTYFQPVTEVLSVYGVSVY
- a CDS encoding MFS transporter, producing the protein MSASEKQTAEASAWAPLRIAAFRSLWLAVLASNIGTWMQTVGMHSVEQGPLLNTAPGAAGAPPAGGRAPPRRPPAARRGRSGRRRRPVRR
- a CDS encoding DUF998 domain-containing protein; this encodes MRVVPPWALISAATAPTLLIGGWTLAAARQPGGFDAVTGTISALAGHDATDRWIMTVALAGLGLCHLVTAAGLRPARPAGRALLALGGAATLAVAALPLPAGGGSSAPHATAAAVAFGALALWPALAVAGRRAPDRAAGLSTGTGTTAAAALLLLVGWFTVELVGGGDRIGLAERLAAGAEALCPLLVVLRLRRARC
- the aspS gene encoding aspartate--tRNA ligase → MIRTHNAGSLRAADAGSTVTLAGWVARRRDHGGVIFVDLRDASGVVQVVFREEDAHALRNEFCVKVTGEVTRRPEGNENPDLPTGEVEVTASELEVLSEAAPLPLPVDDQVEAGDDIRLKYRYLDLRRSGPAKALRLRSRASQLARTVLHERDFLEIETPTLTRSTPEGARDFLVPVRLQPGSWYALPQSPQLFKQLLMVGGMERYYQIARCYRDEDFRADRQPEFTQLDIEMSFVTEDDVIDLGEAIVASLWKDLAGHEITRPIPRITWHDAMARYGSDKPDLRYGVELTELTDYLRGTEFRVFAGAIDAGGYVGAVVMPGGAAQTRKELDGWQDWAKARGARGLAYVVLDAETGAPRGPVAKNLSEAHLAGLADAVGAKPGDAVFFAASANTREAQELLGAARIEIAKRSNLIDESAWAFCWVVDAPMFERTDEGGWTAVHHPFTSPNAEWVDRFEEAPDRALAYAYDIVCNGNEIGGGSIRIHRGDVQQRVFDLLGITPSEAQDKFGFLLEAFKYGAPPHGGIAFGWDRVCMLLAGADSIREVIAFPKTRGGFDPLTGAPTPITGQQRTEAGIDAKPKAPTGPHAGTAGPAAPVADPV